CTGGGTACAGCCCAGCCCGGGACGCGACCACCGCGCCGACGCACACGTTCTCCGCCAGATGCACGTCCGGCATCAACGCAATGCGCTGCACGTCGTCCACGCGCGCGAGCCGCTCCACGGAGCTTCGCACCTCCGCGGACAGCGGCTCGGGCAGCCACGCTTGGGTCTTTTCCGGCAGTGTGCTCATGGTTCACCGTCCCAGTGCGGGAGCACGCAGAACGCGAGGTCCGGCGTGCGCTTGCGAGAAATCTCGGCGGCCACTTGCCGCCTGAGCCAAGGGCGCGCGCTTTCGAGCGCGCCGTGTGTTTCTTCCAGGGAGCTCATGTCACTTTCGTTCGTCGCCATCACGGTGACGAGCAGTCGCGCGCCATCCGGCGCGGGGGTCACGGAATGCACGACCAGGTCGTGCAGGCGGTCGTCGGAGCTGTCGCCCAGGGCAAAGCTCAGGACCTCTTGAATCTGCGCGCACAGTTGCGCGAGCTTGCGGTCGTTTCTCGATGCGTTTCTGATTCGTGTTCTCACGGTGTTCTCCGTGCCCGGCGTACGGGCACACCTATCCCCTGCGCTGCCGTCGTTGGCAGCGCCCAGAGCCCCAGCCGTGGCTCGAAGTGGCGTCGGCGCGCACCGGCCGCACTGCGCCAAACCCGCGAAAATTCCGCAGGTTTGCGCATTCGTTCGCCGTGGCTCAGAGCACGCCACGCGCGGACTTTTCGCGGTTCAGAGAAAACGCGCGCTCAACGGATCACAGACTGGAGGCTCGACCGGTGAGCACCGAGGGCAATGGGCTGCATTGTCGTTCCTCCTTTCTGCGCGAAGCGCGAGTCCGCCCGGAGTGTGCGTCAAGCGCCGTTACAAGTCAACTGCGCGCGCGCTTGTCACGAGCTTCCGCGCCGGACCAACATCCTAATCGTATTCCTGTCGGTCCGCCGCGGAAACCGCGCGCCCCGACGGCGGGACTCACTCAGTTTTCCAGCTTCGAACTGGACGATGCGATCGAGTCATCCCATCCGCTCGAAGCCGTAGATGATCTCGGCCACGGATACCGAAGACGTCGTCAGACGCCCATGCTGTGCGACGTAGGCAGATGCCCTGGAGAGGACAGCGGAGTGCTTTCCTTTGATGGTCTCCGATAGAATGTCGGTGTCGAGCAAACACCTAGTCATCGAAGGAGCGCATCCGGGCGTCGTTTCGGGCCTGATAGGCCAGTGCACACATGGCGTCGACCGCTTCTGGTTCGTCCGCCATCAAACCTAGCAACGAGGGTGCAGCAGACGGCCCAGTTGCCGGAGGCTTGGGCGTGTCTTGGTCGGCCTCGCGCGAGGCGCGCTCTATCAGACGTCGACGCTCATCCAACGGGAGACGCCGAATCGTTGCGAGGAGATCGTCGATAGTGGGGGCGGCCATTCGCAAACAGGATAGCTCAAAAACAATCGCAGAGCTTCCGCGAGCTGAGCACCCGGCCATCCGTTCCGGCCAACGTCACTTCGGCTGACGGATGCCTGACTCCGGCGACAGTCCATCTGAGGCGCTCGCCTGGCCGCCGGCGTGCGGTGGCGGTACGCTCGCGAGCGAGATGCATACGACGAAGTGGACGGTAGGCCTTGTGATCGCAGTGAGCGCAGCGCTCGCCGCGTGCGGATCGAGCTCTGACGACGGCGGCCCGAGCACGGGGGGCAGCGGCGGCGCCGCCGGCGGTGGTGGAAGCGGCGGCGCGGTCCAGAGCGGCACGCAGATCCAGATCGAGAGCGGCGAGGTGGACGGCGAGAGCGCAGATGGCGTTCGCGCTTTCAGGGGCATTCCGTATGCGGAGCCGCCCGTGGGGCCGCGGCGCTTTCAGGCGCCGGAGAAGATCGAGCCGTGGAGCATGCCGTTCGACGCGACCGGCACTCCGAACACGTGTCCGCAGCTGGCGACGGGTAGCAACGCCTTCGAAGGGGACGAAGATTGCCTGACGCTCAACGTGTGGGCGCCCGATCCGGCGCCCAGCGCGCCGCTACCCACCATGGTGTGGATCCACGGCGGTGCGTTCACCGGCGGCTCCGCGGAGGAACCGACCTACGAGGGCGACGAGCTGGTGCGCACCGGCAACGTCGTCGTCGTCAGCATGAACTACCGCCTGGGGCCCCTCGGTTTCTTGGTGCACCCCGCCCTCAGCGGCGAAGCCAAGAACTTGGGCCTGCGCGACCAGCGCTTGGCGCTCGAGTGGGTGCGGGACAACGTCGCGGCCTTCGGCGGCGATCCGAAGAACGTCACCATCTTCGGCGAGTCCGCCGGGGGCGTGAGCGTGTGCGCGCACCTCACCTCCTCCGGAAGCCAAGGGCTGTTCCAGCGCGCGATCTCCGAGAGCGGACCGTGCAGCGCGCTCCTGCCGACGCTGGCCCAGTCCGAGCAGCAGGGCGCGGATCTGGCGCAAGCCGTCGGCTGCACGGACGAAGCGACCGCGGCGGAGTGCCTGCGCGGCAAGACCGCCGAGGAATTGCTTAAGGCGCTACCGCTCAAGTCGGGCGTGTTCTTCGGCAACGGTGCGAGCTGGGGCCCGCTGAACGACGGCGACGTGCTGTCCGAAAACCCCGAGGACGTGATCCTGAAGCAGGGCGCGAACGTACCGGTCATCTTCGGCTCCAACGCGAACGAAGGAGATCTCTTCGTGTACCTCGCGGGGCTCGGCACCATCGGTGAGCCCGCGTACAACACCATTGCCGCCACCTTTGCGTCCGACCTGGGCATCCCGGCGCAGGATCTGCTCGACCAGTACCCCACGGCCGCGTACCCCACGCCGGCGGACGCCTTGAGCGACGCCATCGGCGATGCGGGCTTCGTGTGTCCGATGCGGCGCGCGGTGCGCGGCATTACCGCCCATGGCGGCACGGCGTACCTCTATCACTTCACGCGAGCCATCACGCTCTTGGGCATCACCAAGTCCTTCCACGGTGCGGAGCTCCCCTTCGTGTTCGGCAAGCCGCTCTCCACGTTCACGCCGGACAGCCCGGAAGACGCCGCCCTGTCCAAGGCCATGCAAGGCTATTGGACGGCGTTCGCGGCATCCGCGGATCCCGGCGGCACCGTGGCGTGGCCCAAGTACACGGAAACGGCCGACGAGCACCTCACGCTGGACCACACCATAGCGGTGGGCAGCGCCTTGAAGAAGGACAAGTGCGACTTCTGGGACTCGATCTGACGGGCGCCCACTTCACTCGCCCCAACGCAGTCCGCAGTGGAGACAGCGGTCCGTGATGCCCGAAAACCTCGGACCGTAGAAGAACCGCTCCCCACAGCGTGGGCAGCGCAGGAGCGCCAGAGGCATGTTGGCGACGAAGAACGCGACGCCCCAGCCCAGCAGCGCGCCATTGCCAACGTTCACGTTCCATATGCCCTCCAGCATCCCGGCACCGAAGACGACGACAATGCCGGACACACCAACGACGACCACGAGCCGCAGCCGAGCTCGGGCGCTGCGCCACGCGCGAGCGCGGGCATGCGATTCGCGGGTCATGGCAAGCTCCGCGCCTGTTTCATCGCCGAACAGCTTTCCAGACCAACTGTGCGACGGAGAGCTGCAGGATTCCGCTGAGTCCGCTCGCGGCGGCGTGGACGACCTCCATGATGCGCCGGAAGAGTATCGGCTCGGCCACGAGAACGCGGTTCAGGATCCAGGCCAGCGGTAGCGGCAATCCGAACTGAAGCACCACGCCTACCGAGAAGCCTCGGCCCATCAGACCCGGAAGCAAGACGAGGGGGACGGCCAGCGTGGTCATGATCAGCGACGGCAGGCACGCTTGTGGACCCGTCCAGCTCGCGAGCAGAGGGAAGCACCCGACCCACATGATCAAGTGAACGAGGGACAGCCCCTCCGCGTGGGGCGCGTTCCACAACATCCGCCACTCTCGACGAAGTGCGTCTATCAAGGTGCCCCCGCGTACCCTCGTAGCTCGGTGAGGAGTTTCCCGTACGCCGCGCGCGCCTCGGCCTTCAGAACGGCGGTCACCGTAGCCCAGTCTACCCTCGACAACGCATCTTCCAGAAACACGACCCCGACGTCCGGGCGCCCGCGGTCCCGGCAGTACGCGGCGAAGGCGCCAATGCTCTGCAACCGCCCGAATGCCGACAGGCGCTCCTCTTCCAGCAGCGCACGCGCGAACGGCTCGACCTCTTCGAGCGGTCGCTTGCACAGCTGCAGCGCGGTCAGCCGCAACCGGAGCAGCCAAGCCTGGGCCTCTAGCTTGTCACGCTCCGCCGTGGCGATCTGGGTCTCCATTCGCTCGAGGTGCGCAGCCACGTGTTCGAAACTCTCGCTCGAGCACGCGAGCAGCACCCGGCGAGATTCTTCCAGGAACTGTTCCGCGTCCATCGCCATCCACCGCCCAGCGCGAAGACTAGCCCCAGGCGGGCGTCGTGCACACCCATCCATACGCACTACCGCGCGCTCTTCAGATCCCTCAGCGCTGGCGTTCCGTCGCCACCGTGCTGCAGGGCCGCGGCGACCAGCACGACGCACAGTGCGATGACCCAAGGGCCCTTGCCGTCCGGTCCCGTGGCGAGCGTCGTCGCAGCGACAACACAGGCGGCGAACGCCACCGTGTTCCACACGAACCTCAGAATCTGAATCATCCTCGACAGCCTCTCGGGCCGACGCGCCGCGCTCAACCTCCCAAGCATAGCTCCGCAATCCCAGTCAGTCTCCGCGAGACGGCATTTGTCGCGTCCTTCGCAACGCCCGAGGATGAGCGCCCCCCCCGGAGAAGTTCGGAACGGTTGGAGCGGCGCCTTGGTACCATGTGGGAGGCGTGTTGAAACTTCATGTCTCACGCGAAACGGTCGAGACCACCTACAAGAGCGGCTCGACCTCCACCAAGGCTGTCGTGGCCCTGTCGACCGACGAGCGCCGGACCGTGGTGATAGCGGTGGGAGAGACGAGTGACGACCTTGACCGCAACATCAACCCCCTGAAGGCGCCCGTGCGCCCTACCCTCCTTCACCCGGGAGCTGACCCCTGGTGGGATGCGAACTGGCGTTGGCCCCCTTCTGCTCCGGTTGGAGGCCCGCCACCAGCCGCGAGCTCGCAGGTCCTGGTCATCTGGCCGCTGCGCAAGGATACGTGGTCCCCGCCGATGGCAGACGCTCTGTTCAGGTACGTCGTTCTCCGTGCGACGGGAAGCGGATGGCGCGCAGCACTATTCCCTCCTCCAATCGAGGTTGCCGTCGACGATGACTTCGACGACACAGAGTACGCAGAACTGGTCGATGTCCTGCGTGGGAACTTTGGTCTGCTGCACGTGCGCCTACCACAAAACAGGAAGGTCTCTCCGCCGGCCAGCCAACGGATGGGGCTGCTCGCCAAGGCGAGCGCCTGGGCTGCTTTGCTTTTCCTTCTCGTTCTTTGGCGCGTCGACCTTCCGTGGAAACCTGCTTGCGGCGCGCTCGCGTCGGCGGCCGTGGTCTTGCTCACGTTGCTCAGCACGCGACTGCAAGGAGCACCCTTGAAGGCCGCGAATCGACGGGTTCCGAGTTGACCGCCTCAGCGCATCCCTCCGCCAATCGTGTGATCGGGTTGGCCGACGCCTCGTCGCCGACGGGGGCGACGTCCCCGCACGTGATAGGCTCCGTCGTGCCGTTGAACACGCTGTTCGAGAAGCTCGAGGGAGCGCACGCTGGAATTCGTCTCTACGGCATCGCGCCTCCCAAGCTCGCAACGGAGCCGGAGCGGCTACGCGCAATCGCCGCCCAACAGATGGCCCGAGTGCGCGCGCTCGCGCCGGACGGGCTCGTCGTCTACGACATCCAAGACGAACCGGGCCGCACTGGCCAAGCCAGACCTTTCCCGTTCCTGCCCACGGTGGATCCCGAGAAGTACGCGCACGGCGACCTTGCCGAGCTGGCGCTTCCGAAGATCGTGTACCGATCCGTGGGCGCACAGCCGCGCGAGGCGTTTTCGAGCTGGCTCCGAGCAGTAGCAACGGCCCCCGAACGGCAACTCAGCGTCTTCGTCGGCGCGCCCAGCCGTCGGTCGCGCGGCCCGGGGCTTTCCCTGTTGGAGGCGTACGCGGAAGCGGGCGCTGTCCCCAACTTGCTGTTCGGTGGCATCGCCATCGCGGAGCGCCACGCCGAGAAGGAAGACGAGCACGCCCGAATGCTCACGAAGCAGAGCCGCGGTTGCCGCTTCTTCATCACGCAATCGGTGTACGACGCCGCGTCGACGAAGTCGCTTCTGTCCGACTACGCTCTATCACTGCAGGCACACGGCCGCTCGCCCGCTCCAGTGGTGCTCACGTTCTCGCCGTGCGGCTCGGTCCGCACCCTGGAGTTCATGAAGTGGCTCGGGATCTCGTTTCCTCGTTGGCTCGAGAACGAGCTCCGCAACTCGCCCGACACGCTGGAGCGATCGATCGACCTGTGCGACAGCGTGTTCGCGGACGTGCACCAGTACGCGCGTGAGAAACAGCTGCCCATCGGCATCAATGTGGAGAGCGTCTCGATCCGAAAGGCGGAGATCGATGCGTCGGTCGAACTCTACACACGGCTGAGCGCCCGTCTCGACGCATAGGGCGCCGCGCTACGCATTTGTTGGCCGCTCCCGTCTCGGCGAGTTGCACTCCTAAACCTATTGGTTTATGAAACCATATGGTTTTGGATACGTCCCCGCGGCTGGACCGGGTTTTCCATGCGCTGGCGCACCCAGCGCGGCGCGCGATGATTCGCCAGCTCTCGGATGGGGAGCGGAACCTCAGTGAGCTCGCGGCTCCGTTGAAGATGACGTTTCCCGCAGCCACCAAGCACGTGCGCGTGCTGGAGGGGGCCAAGCTCGTCCGTCGCCGCGTCGTCGGCCGCGAGCATCTTTGCCGCCTGAATGCCGGGCCGCTGAAGGAAGCGATGCTCTGGACGGAGTCGTTCCGTCAGAGCTGGGAAGCGCGGTTCGGAGCGCTGGACTCACTTCTCGACGAAATGAAGGCCGAGGACCCATCGCGGGGTCGTCGCCGTTGAACACCGAGGACCACATGAACAAGCAGCTGCAGATCTCCACTCCCTCCGACACGACCATCGTCCTGGCCCGCGCGTTCAACGCCCCACGTCACCTCGTGTGGGAGGCAATGTTCACGCCGGACCGGATGCGTCGTTGGATGCTTCCCCCTCCCGGTTGGACCATGACCACTTGTAGCTGCGTCATGCGTGTGGGAGGCGCCCTCGAGGTGGCCTGGAAGAGCGACGAGGCGGATCCGGCCATGACGCTGCGAGGCGTGTTCACCGAGGTGAGCCCGCACGAGCGGGCCGTTCACACCGAGATCATGGCGCTCGGATCGGGCCAGCTGATCGGCTCGCTCGTGGAGAAGCACGAGTTCTTCGACGAAGGCGCTTTCACCACCATGCGCATCACGCAAACCTACGACTCCAAGGAAGCCCGCGACGGCGCCCTCGCGTCCGGCATGGATGAGGGCATGGAGGCCTGCTACCAGCAGCTCGATACCGAGCTCGCATGAACGACCGACTTCGAGGATGCGTCAGCTGGCGAATGCAAAATGGCGCATCCCCCAAATGTTGTGGCTGATGTTGTTGGTCCGCCGCGGAACCACGCGGCCGCAACGTCAGCGTGGGTTGCAGGGAGATGTAGGCGAAACTGTCGTTCAGTCCTGGGTTCGGGCACCGAATCCGTGGGCAGTTGCTGACCGAGCGGCACCGCAGCGCGCACCTCCCGCGCGTACCAGCAGGCCGTTGTTGACGCAGTAGTCCCCAAGCGCCCGCGCGATCGGCACCATTGACACCGCCTCCGCGCCGCGGGCGAGAACGAGTAGCTGGTAGCCCTCCGTCATGCCAACGATGTTCGCCTGGTGACGCGGCCAACGGATTGCCAACTTCCAGGTGGCGATTGCTGCTGCCCCGAACAACCCCACACTCCGCGGCAGCCCCGTAGACGAGCGCCCACCCCGAACGCGCGGTGAGATCCTGTGGGATATCGGCGCCACCGTCAGGACCCTCAATTAGCGCCTGGGTCTTAGTGTTTGCTTTCGCGCCCGGAACCCCGTGCTTCTCGTGATTGGGGACGGGAGGAGACTGCTCAAACAGACTGGAAGGGGAATCGGGAAACGTGCCCGTGGCGTCAACAACATCGACGTTCGGGAAGCTGATCTCCTGACTGGAGGAAGGTCCACACGGCTCTGCTGTCCGGGCTTGCCCACAAGGATGTGGATGTTCCACTGACTGAGAGGATCGGTCTTCTTCGCCGGCGCCTTACCCGGACCATCGCCGTCGCCCGAGCACGAAACCGCAAGCGTAAGGCAACAAAGCAGGAAGATGGCGCGAGAGTACCAGTAGGGATTGCTCATGTTTCTACCCTCAGTTCGAACCAGCACAGCATCGGAAACCAAGCTCCGGATACTTATCCAGCACCTTGCCTTTTCCGTGAGTGGCACACGCAGGCGCAGACAGACTTAGATACGACCCTCCCCAAGCTTCCGGGTCGTTCAGTGGCGGTTTCTCCGCCCACTCCGCCGCATTCCCGCTCAGGTCAAAGACGTCGTCGAAGGGTGACTTCAGGCCGCTGCACCCGGGCTTCGACTTCACTTGAGCGAGCGCCGTGCTCTGGGGAGCCGTAACGCACGCGTTCGGATCCGACGTCGCGCCGTACGGGTAGTCCGTCGTGCCGCCTTGGCTGCACACGTAGTACCACTCCCCCGCACCTGGCGGACCGGATGGCACACCGCCGGCAAGGTCCCCGCACAGGCGCTTGCCGGCCCAGGAGCAGTAGGTCGCCGCGTCGCACCAATCGACGCAGGTAACCGGGTGATTGGGGTTCGTGGTGGGATCAAACGCGCCCGTTGCGCAAGCAGTCTCCGATACTGCAAGCCCCGGCACGAAGTTCAGGTTGTTGAAGCAGTCCGCGGGTTGGCCCGTGAGGTCGCTCCCCTTCGCGATCAAGAACTCCGCGTACTGCGCGCGCGTGACCTCCGTGGAGTCGATGCAGAACGCGCCGATGTTCACCATCGTGGGGCCGGCAGTGCCGGGACATCCCGCGCCGCTGCCCGCTGCGCCCGCGCTACCGCTCGCACCAGAGCTGCCACCACTTCCCGACTGGCCGCCGCTCGCTGCGGCGCCGCCGGCACCTGCCGAGGATCCCGCTACACCGCCGGTGCCACTACCGCCATCCGCGCCTGCGCTGCCACCACCACCGCAATCGCACGCTCCCCAAGTCCCGTCCGCGCCGCACACCTGCCCGCCAGCGCACGCACCAGGTCCGGTACATGCTTGCGTCGCTCCAACTGGCGAACACTTCCCGCCGGTGTCCGCAGGGCTGTCGTCCGAGCCGCAAGCGCCGACAGCAAATACCAACACGGATGCGACCACCGCACCGCGAGCCCAAACCGCAGCAACACTTCCACGTTGTGCTTTTCGCATTTCCGAAGCCTCCCGCTGCTTCGTGTTCCCGCGCCCTGATTCCTCCGCCGCCTAGGTCGCGGATACCAGAGACACGATCCTTACATTCTGTGTGCCGATGTGCGTTCCTGTGTTCCAGATTAGCCGAGCAAGGAGTAGCCCTTGCCCTCCACGTTGATGATGAGCGTTCCAGCCGGC
This window of the Polyangiaceae bacterium genome carries:
- a CDS encoding SUMF1/EgtB/PvdO family nonheme iron enzyme yields the protein MCGADGTWGACDCGGGGSAGADGGSGTGGVAGSSAGAGGAAASGGQSGSGGSSGASGSAGAAGSGAGCPGTAGPTMVNIGAFCIDSTEVTRAQYAEFLIAKGSDLTGQPADCFNNLNFVPGLAVSETACATGAFDPTTNPNHPVTCVDWCDAATYCSWAGKRLCGDLAGGVPSGPPGAGEWYYVCSQGGTTDYPYGATSDPNACVTAPQSTALAQVKSKPGCSGLKSPFDDVFDLSGNAAEWAEKPPLNDPEAWGGSYLSLSAPACATHGKGKVLDKYPELGFRCCAGSN
- a CDS encoding winged helix-turn-helix transcriptional regulator, whose amino-acid sequence is MVLDTSPRLDRVFHALAHPARRAMIRQLSDGERNLSELAAPLKMTFPAATKHVRVLEGAKLVRRRVVGREHLCRLNAGPLKEAMLWTESFRQSWEARFGALDSLLDEMKAEDPSRGRRR
- a CDS encoding 5,10-methylenetetrahydrofolate reductase; its protein translation is MARVRALAPDGLVVYDIQDEPGRTGQARPFPFLPTVDPEKYAHGDLAELALPKIVYRSVGAQPREAFSSWLRAVATAPERQLSVFVGAPSRRSRGPGLSLLEAYAEAGAVPNLLFGGIAIAERHAEKEDEHARMLTKQSRGCRFFITQSVYDAASTKSLLSDYALSLQAHGRSPAPVVLTFSPCGSVRTLEFMKWLGISFPRWLENELRNSPDTLERSIDLCDSVFADVHQYAREKQLPIGINVESVSIRKAEIDASVELYTRLSARLDA
- a CDS encoding carboxylesterase family protein, translated to MHTTKWTVGLVIAVSAALAACGSSSDDGGPSTGGSGGAAGGGGSGGAVQSGTQIQIESGEVDGESADGVRAFRGIPYAEPPVGPRRFQAPEKIEPWSMPFDATGTPNTCPQLATGSNAFEGDEDCLTLNVWAPDPAPSAPLPTMVWIHGGAFTGGSAEEPTYEGDELVRTGNVVVVSMNYRLGPLGFLVHPALSGEAKNLGLRDQRLALEWVRDNVAAFGGDPKNVTIFGESAGGVSVCAHLTSSGSQGLFQRAISESGPCSALLPTLAQSEQQGADLAQAVGCTDEATAAECLRGKTAEELLKALPLKSGVFFGNGASWGPLNDGDVLSENPEDVILKQGANVPVIFGSNANEGDLFVYLAGLGTIGEPAYNTIAATFASDLGIPAQDLLDQYPTAAYPTPADALSDAIGDAGFVCPMRRAVRGITAHGGTAYLYHFTRAITLLGITKSFHGAELPFVFGKPLSTFTPDSPEDAALSKAMQGYWTAFAASADPGGTVAWPKYTETADEHLTLDHTIAVGSALKKDKCDFWDSI
- a CDS encoding ribosome-binding factor A, producing MRTRIRNASRNDRKLAQLCAQIQEVLSFALGDSSDDRLHDLVVHSVTPAPDGARLLVTVMATNESDMSSLEETHGALESARPWLRRQVAAEISRKRTPDLAFCVLPHWDGEP
- a CDS encoding SRPBCC domain-containing protein, giving the protein MNKQLQISTPSDTTIVLARAFNAPRHLVWEAMFTPDRMRRWMLPPPGWTMTTCSCVMRVGGALEVAWKSDEADPAMTLRGVFTEVSPHERAVHTEIMALGSGQLIGSLVEKHEFFDEGAFTTMRITQTYDSKEARDGALASGMDEGMEACYQQLDTELA